A genomic segment from Leptolyngbya boryana PCC 6306 encodes:
- a CDS encoding ribosomal maturation YjgA family protein, producing the protein MPSEPLMPKLSLKLNWLRFNQSSFTLFAILFAIVVMIALFFRDEWIRPLLGDVLIVMVIAYFVHAFVAVPLRKIAIGTLIFAYLIEFLQFLNLIDILGWRNSELAHLTIGSTFDWRDLIAYTLGIAIVLLTTNRLKL; encoded by the coding sequence ATGCCCAGTGAACCATTGATGCCAAAACTATCCCTCAAGCTCAATTGGTTGAGATTCAATCAAAGTTCTTTCACCCTGTTTGCAATCCTATTTGCAATAGTTGTGATGATTGCCCTCTTCTTTCGAGATGAATGGATTCGACCGCTGCTAGGAGATGTTCTGATCGTCATGGTGATTGCTTACTTTGTTCATGCTTTTGTTGCGGTTCCACTTCGGAAAATTGCAATCGGGACGCTCATTTTTGCTTACCTAATCGAGTTTCTTCAGTTCCTGAATCTCATTGATATTCTCGGGTGGCGCAACTCCGAACTCGCTCATCTCACAATCGGATCTACCTTCGATTGGCGAGATTTGATCGCTTACACTCTTGGAATTGCGATCGTTCTTCTCACTACCAATCGTTTGAAGCTATAA
- a CDS encoding alpha/beta fold hydrolase has product MTVAILGSGAYIFYEWYQGELISDRWLYLSIGLFAWSFLGLLPILLLRRPGRDEPSPLRSERVQRLQRPDGSEINVEFYGSEHAPPLILTHGWGPDSTVWYYAKKQLAEQFRVIVWDLPGLGKSKKPQNRDYSLEKYARDLEAVLTLVGDQPAILLGHSMGAMILLTFCRLFSEHLEQRVAGLILVDGTYTNPLKTALLNRLLVALQKPLLEPLLYLTIALSPVLWVMSWLSYLNGTTLLTTELSGFTGRETRGQLNFSSLIGIKASPGVLARGVLAMLRFDETNTLSTIAVPTLVVVGKSDIATRPFASERMSTAIPQAQLSVLSPGGHMVLMERNLQFSDLIRAFSASCLRLTT; this is encoded by the coding sequence GTGACAGTCGCGATTCTGGGAAGTGGCGCTTATATTTTTTACGAATGGTATCAGGGTGAATTGATTAGCGATCGCTGGTTGTATCTGAGTATTGGGCTATTCGCCTGGTCATTTCTCGGCTTGCTGCCCATTTTACTTCTTCGCCGTCCTGGACGAGATGAGCCTAGTCCACTCCGAAGTGAGCGAGTTCAACGGTTACAACGACCCGATGGCAGTGAAATCAATGTTGAGTTTTATGGGTCTGAACATGCGCCTCCACTGATTTTGACACATGGTTGGGGTCCCGATAGCACGGTTTGGTATTACGCGAAAAAGCAACTTGCTGAGCAGTTTCGAGTCATCGTCTGGGATCTGCCAGGGCTTGGTAAATCTAAGAAGCCCCAGAATCGAGACTACTCGTTAGAAAAGTATGCGCGTGACTTGGAAGCAGTATTAACGTTAGTTGGGGATCAGCCTGCTATCTTACTCGGGCATAGTATGGGGGCGATGATTCTGCTAACGTTTTGCCGCCTGTTTTCTGAACATCTAGAGCAGCGAGTCGCAGGCTTAATTCTAGTCGATGGCACTTATACAAATCCTCTCAAAACAGCTTTATTGAATCGGCTATTAGTAGCACTGCAAAAGCCTTTACTAGAACCTTTGCTTTACCTTACGATCGCACTATCTCCAGTTCTCTGGGTGATGAGTTGGTTAAGCTATCTGAACGGAACAACGCTACTCACAACTGAACTTTCTGGATTTACAGGCAGAGAAACACGGGGACAGCTTAATTTTTCTAGTTTGATCGGAATCAAAGCATCTCCGGGTGTATTGGCGCGAGGAGTGCTTGCGATGCTGAGATTTGATGAAACTAATACTTTATCGACGATCGCAGTACCGACGCTCGTTGTCGTTGGTAAATCTGATATTGCGACACGCCCTTTTGCCAGTGAGCGTATGAGTACAGCTATTCCTCAAGCACAACTCAGCGTACTGTCTCCCGGAGGACATATGGTACTCATGGAGCGCAACTTACAATTTTCAGACCTGATTCGGGCATTTAGCGCATCTTGTTTAAGATTAACCACATAA
- a CDS encoding EamA family transporter, whose translation MLNHELAWLIPALLSALFAALTAIFSKLGVAEVNSNLATAIRTVIILAIAWGIVIREGNLQQVLHIPQKALIFLVGSGIATGLSWIFYFRALQLGTTGSVVAIDKSSLVWVILFAHFFLGEPLTLKIFLGVLLIIVGTLVVVL comes from the coding sequence ATGCTCAATCATGAACTCGCCTGGTTGATTCCGGCGCTTCTATCAGCCCTGTTCGCGGCATTAACTGCGATCTTCTCGAAACTTGGCGTGGCTGAAGTCAACTCAAATCTGGCAACAGCAATTCGGACGGTGATTATTCTCGCGATCGCTTGGGGCATTGTCATTCGTGAAGGCAACTTGCAACAAGTCTTGCATATTCCTCAGAAAGCCTTAATTTTCTTAGTGGGTTCGGGTATCGCAACCGGATTATCCTGGATTTTCTACTTTCGGGCGCTTCAGCTTGGCACGACTGGATCGGTTGTGGCGATCGACAAATCCAGTTTGGTTTGGGTGATTCTCTTCGCACATTTTTTTCTCGGAGAACCCCTGACGCTCAAAATATTTCTAGGAGTGCTGCTGATTATCGTCGGCACATTAGTTGTAGTCTTGTAG
- a CDS encoding carbohydrate ABC transporter permease produces MARKNSRTWLWAVLGWLTALLLFFPIFWMFITSFKTEVAAVATPPQLFFQPTVENYVTIQDRASYFNYAFNSVAVSLGSTILALLLAIPAAYAMAFFPTKRTKGTLTWMLSTKMLPSVGVLVPIYILCRNAGLLDTRLALIIIYTLTNLPIVVWMIYSFFKDVPKEILEADRMDGASTQQELRHVLLPLALPGIASTALLSIILSWNEAFWSLNLTTSDAAPLTAFIASFSSPQGLFWAKLSAASTLAIAPILIFGWLSQRQLVRGLTFGAVK; encoded by the coding sequence ATGGCACGTAAAAATTCTCGTACATGGCTGTGGGCAGTGCTGGGCTGGTTAACTGCTTTACTCCTGTTCTTCCCAATCTTCTGGATGTTTATTACCAGTTTCAAAACTGAAGTTGCTGCGGTTGCGACTCCACCTCAGTTGTTCTTCCAGCCAACCGTGGAAAATTATGTGACTATCCAGGATCGGGCAAGTTACTTCAATTATGCGTTTAACAGCGTAGCCGTTTCCCTCGGCTCAACGATTCTTGCACTACTGCTTGCTATTCCTGCTGCCTATGCGATGGCATTCTTCCCCACCAAACGCACCAAGGGAACCTTGACCTGGATGTTGTCCACCAAAATGCTACCGTCTGTTGGCGTTTTGGTTCCCATCTACATCCTGTGTCGGAATGCGGGGCTGCTAGATACTCGTCTCGCTTTGATTATCATTTACACGCTGACCAATTTACCGATCGTCGTTTGGATGATCTATAGCTTCTTCAAAGATGTCCCCAAAGAAATTCTAGAAGCCGATCGAATGGATGGTGCTAGTACTCAACAAGAACTTCGCCACGTGTTACTGCCATTAGCACTGCCGGGAATTGCTTCTACTGCGCTACTATCTATCATTCTGTCGTGGAACGAAGCCTTCTGGAGCTTGAATCTCACCACGTCTGATGCAGCTCCACTCACTGCGTTTATTGCTTCATTCTCCAGTCCGCAGGGATTGTTCTGGGCAAAGCTTTCTGCTGCATCAACGTTAGCGATCGCACCCATTCTCATCTTTGGTTGGTTAAGCCAACGACAATTAGTTCGAGGTCTGACCTTTGGCGCCGTGAAATAG
- a CDS encoding ABC transporter ATP-binding protein: MSTVTLRNIHKRYTDVEIIKGIDLDINDREFVVFVGPSGCGKSTLLRMIAGLEDISSGDLLIDGERVNDVPPDKRGLAMVFQTYALYPHMTVAENMAFSLRLSGMPKARRMERARDVARILQLEPLLNRKPKELSGGQRQRVAIGRALVRNPKVFLFDEPLSNLDAALRVQMRLELASLHDSLQSTMIYVTHDQVEAMTLADKIVVLQGGIVEQVGSPLELYHHPRNLFVAGFIGSPKMNFLPVTVSAVNDSGTTVQLPGGARVTIPVRPGSLSTGDGATLGIRPEHLRLDHNDPTLTGEVLVVEQLGGETFLYVRIAGGDTLVVQTDGDNPSRMHDRAFIHVDGDLCHLFNQNGESVPKARRHHLTMDESHEPQYQNRISHQAE; this comes from the coding sequence ATGTCTACAGTTACTTTAAGAAATATCCATAAACGGTACACTGACGTTGAAATCATCAAAGGCATTGATCTGGATATTAACGATCGTGAGTTTGTGGTGTTTGTGGGTCCATCGGGCTGTGGGAAATCAACATTACTTCGCATGATTGCTGGACTTGAGGACATTTCCTCGGGGGATCTGTTGATTGATGGAGAACGGGTGAATGATGTGCCGCCCGACAAACGGGGATTAGCCATGGTGTTCCAAACCTATGCGCTCTATCCTCACATGACTGTGGCAGAAAATATGGCATTCAGTCTACGGCTTTCTGGTATGCCAAAAGCGCGACGAATGGAACGGGCGCGAGATGTGGCTCGTATCCTCCAGTTAGAACCCCTCTTAAACCGGAAACCGAAAGAGCTATCGGGGGGGCAACGTCAGCGGGTCGCGATCGGTCGGGCACTCGTTCGGAATCCCAAGGTATTTTTGTTTGATGAACCTTTGTCAAACTTAGATGCAGCTTTGCGAGTACAGATGCGGCTAGAACTTGCAAGCCTACACGATAGCCTGCAATCCACGATGATTTATGTCACGCACGATCAGGTCGAAGCAATGACACTTGCCGATAAGATTGTGGTCTTGCAGGGCGGGATTGTGGAACAAGTAGGATCACCGCTGGAACTCTACCATCATCCTCGAAATCTATTCGTGGCTGGATTCATCGGTTCACCGAAAATGAACTTTCTCCCCGTCACGGTATCCGCCGTCAATGACTCCGGGACAACAGTTCAACTTCCGGGTGGTGCTCGCGTGACCATTCCCGTTAGACCTGGAAGCCTCTCTACTGGAGATGGCGCAACCTTAGGAATTCGACCAGAACACTTAAGACTGGATCACAATGATCCAACTCTGACAGGTGAAGTGCTTGTCGTAGAACAACTAGGTGGAGAAACATTTCTCTACGTCAGAATTGCGGGGGGTGACACATTGGTTGTGCAAACCGATGGTGACAATCCTAGCCGGATGCACGATCGCGCATTTATTCATGTAGATGGCGATCTTTGCCATCTGTTTAATCAAAACGGTGAATCTGTTCCCAAAGCTCGTCGTCACCACTTAACAATGGATGAATCCCATGAACCCCAATATCAAAACCGAATCAGCCATCAAGCTGAATGA
- a CDS encoding IS1 family transposase (programmed frameshift), with product MVLEPVQCPDCQSVDVVKHGRSAAGKQRYCCRNLECSRRSFILNFSYRGRLPEVKAQISDMAINGSGIRDTARVLKISPTTVIETPEKKSSQLEQVNISLLEQHQPDNTAVMVVRVEAAEMDEMWSFVESKQHQRWLWHAIDHQTGKVLAYVLATHEDSALKQLQQLLAPFSIQRFYTDSWGAYLRLLDEQHHTVGKANTQRIERKHLTLRTRIKRLARKTICFSKTEKMHDTVIGLFINRHEFGRAV from the exons ATGGTCCTAGAACCTGTTCAATGTCCCGATTGCCAGAGTGTGGATGTCGTTAAGCATGGTCGCAGTGCTGCTGGAAAACAACGGTATTGTTGCCGTAACTTAGAGTGTTCGAGACGATCATTTATCTTGAACTTTAGCTATCGAGGACGACTGCCTGAAGTCAAAGCGCAAATCAGCGACATGGCAATCAACGGCAGTGGTATTCGTGATACCGCCAGAGTGTTGAAGATTAGCCCAACGACTGTGATTGAAACGC CTGAAAAAAAGTCAAGTCAACTTGAACAAGTAAACATAAGTCTGCTCGAACAGCACCAACCGGATAACACTGCAGTCATGGTCGTCAGAGTCGAGGCGGCGGAGATGGACGAGATGTGGAGTTTTGTCGAGTCAAAGCAGCATCAACGATGGTTGTGGCACGCGATTGACCATCAAACTGGAAAAGTCCTTGCCTATGTGCTAGCCACCCATGAAGACTCAGCTCTTAAGCAACTTCAGCAACTGTTAGCTCCTTTTTCGATTCAACGGTTTTACACCGATAGTTGGGGAGCTTACTTGCGATTGCTAGATGAGCAGCACCATACGGTTGGCAAAGCCAACACACAGCGCATTGAGCGGAAACATCTAACTTTGAGAACTCGGATCAAGCGGCTTGCCAGAAAGACGATCTGTTTTTCCAAGACTGAGAAGATGCATGATACTGTGATTGGATTATTCATCAATCGTCATGAGTTCGGGCGAGCAGTATAA
- a CDS encoding translocation/assembly module TamB domain-containing protein, with the protein MFSRLRSRSLLSIFPLLASGIYILRPAPPEPCESLRKFGAIEQAGRCIINRSVTLEGNLKRLPDRLTIKGNLTISGTYIEDLPSAMIVEGTLFLYKTSIAKLPPDLQVQGSFDQYSGFGSPGVKCSAIPKTAFIKGHRNCH; encoded by the coding sequence ATGTTCTCAAGACTAAGATCGCGATCGCTTCTCTCTATTTTCCCCTTACTAGCCAGCGGAATTTACATCCTGCGTCCTGCTCCGCCTGAGCCTTGTGAGAGCTTGCGAAAATTTGGTGCGATTGAGCAAGCAGGACGCTGCATCATTAACCGTAGCGTCACCCTAGAAGGCAATCTCAAACGACTGCCTGATCGACTCACTATCAAAGGCAATTTAACCATTAGCGGCACGTACATTGAAGACCTTCCCAGTGCAATGATCGTTGAAGGAACCCTTTTCTTGTACAAAACTAGTATTGCCAAGCTTCCCCCAGACTTGCAGGTTCAAGGAAGCTTCGATCAATATAGCGGATTTGGTTCTCCAGGCGTTAAATGTAGTGCAATCCCTAAAACTGCTTTCATCAAGGGACATCGGAACTGTCACTAA
- a CDS encoding lysozyme inhibitor LprI family protein, whose product MMKFKVAIAVSVVLVGSQLAMEPIKATPVPNAKSAPPLQPPAVVLGFAGIAQLDCVQQLEAGEYRCARYWAEVTHLLKSSVHRDVESQFPPHLQRQLAIADQSWAKFQTQHCQQMTQRLRNQPDFPLAMSVCLAKLNNDRILELQWGGQIITRQSRDPRFESLLDQLKLRNSSVQRQWEDYRTQHCQVEKAIFPFNNLRLAECHQRLRQARLEQLEDFFAAPSRGLDLFRGDALPGIRELNCVDGTQIGLNRCAVYWSQMTQSLRSRILQDWLRRLSWQHGRAFKNAEMFWQDYHRAHCNELVEPVKEGSMAPMVYHRCLAKLNNDRIADLKGIATYEPDEDVRSQLTPQQDKIQQLWDRYQAEYCKFESQFFGNQMRTKQCPTRLSKARLRHLKEMMNVR is encoded by the coding sequence ATGATGAAATTTAAAGTTGCGATCGCTGTGAGTGTCGTTTTAGTCGGGAGTCAGCTTGCGATGGAGCCTATCAAAGCGACTCCTGTACCCAATGCTAAATCTGCTCCTCCTCTACAGCCTCCAGCGGTGGTACTAGGATTTGCTGGAATCGCTCAACTCGATTGTGTTCAACAACTTGAGGCGGGTGAATATCGCTGTGCGAGGTATTGGGCAGAAGTAACCCATTTGCTCAAATCATCAGTTCATCGGGATGTTGAATCACAATTTCCTCCACACCTTCAGCGTCAACTTGCGATCGCAGATCAATCCTGGGCGAAGTTTCAAACTCAACACTGTCAGCAAATGACCCAACGTTTACGCAATCAGCCAGATTTCCCGCTGGCAATGTCTGTGTGTTTGGCGAAACTGAACAACGATCGCATTTTAGAATTGCAATGGGGAGGGCAGATCATCACCCGCCAATCTCGTGATCCTCGATTTGAATCCTTACTCGATCAACTCAAGCTGAGAAATTCATCAGTGCAACGCCAGTGGGAGGACTATCGAACTCAGCACTGCCAAGTAGAAAAAGCGATATTTCCATTCAATAATCTTAGATTGGCGGAATGTCATCAGCGTCTCAGACAGGCTCGATTGGAGCAACTTGAAGACTTTTTTGCAGCGCCTTCTCGCGGGTTGGATCTTTTTAGAGGTGATGCACTGCCTGGAATTCGGGAGCTAAATTGTGTGGATGGTACGCAGATAGGGTTGAATCGATGCGCAGTCTATTGGTCACAAATGACTCAGTCGCTGCGATCGCGCATTTTACAAGATTGGCTCAGAAGACTCTCTTGGCAGCATGGGCGAGCATTTAAGAATGCTGAAATGTTCTGGCAAGACTATCATAGGGCGCACTGTAATGAGTTGGTTGAACCCGTTAAAGAGGGTTCTATGGCACCGATGGTCTATCATCGCTGTCTTGCAAAGCTGAATAACGATCGCATTGCTGACTTGAAGGGAATCGCTACTTACGAGCCAGACGAGGATGTGCGATCGCAGCTTACACCTCAGCAAGATAAGATTCAACAGCTTTGGGATCGTTACCAGGCTGAGTATTGTAAATTTGAATCACAGTTTTTTGGCAATCAAATGAGAACGAAACAATGTCCAACTCGTTTGAGTAAAGCGCGTTTGCGTCATCTCAAGGAAATGATGAATGTTCGATAG
- a CDS encoding IS5 family transposase: MTGFSKTPSGKSSSEAPKLKAQLNAQHALFKLANLLDWESLEQDFGTTMTTDGGRPPLPVRLMVGLHYLKALYNESDESVVAKWVENPYWQYFCGEETFQHQLPCHPSSLGNWRRRVGVDGLEKLLSQVIKTAMQCEALSPQDVKQVIVDTTVQEKAIAFPTDARLYDKARRTLVRMARKHQVKLRQTYVRVGKQVLLKQSRYAAARQGRRAQKQTRILRTYLGRVIRDLERKLKPMPEAVAVLLKSAKRIYQQQKQDKGKCYSIHAPEVECIAKGKAHKPYEFGCKVVLTTTNASNWIVGIAAQHGNPYDGSTLTPAIEQVERLTDIRPNHATVDQGFRGKDHHPQDVEVLVCDTRKRTGKARRLFKRRSAIEPVIGHSKSDHCLGRNYLKGQLGDSLNALLAGCGFNLRKLFRAVMVLEVEPA; encoded by the coding sequence ATGACCGGATTCTCGAAAACACCATCCGGAAAATCAAGCTCAGAAGCTCCAAAACTGAAAGCCCAACTGAACGCGCAGCATGCGTTGTTCAAACTGGCAAATCTGCTGGACTGGGAGAGTTTGGAGCAAGACTTTGGCACAACGATGACCACCGACGGAGGGCGACCGCCATTGCCTGTACGGTTGATGGTGGGACTGCATTACCTGAAGGCGTTGTACAACGAGAGCGATGAATCAGTCGTGGCAAAATGGGTGGAAAACCCATACTGGCAGTACTTTTGCGGAGAAGAGACCTTTCAGCATCAGTTGCCTTGTCATCCATCGAGTTTAGGGAACTGGCGACGACGAGTCGGAGTCGATGGACTGGAAAAACTGCTGTCACAAGTGATCAAGACCGCCATGCAATGCGAGGCATTGTCACCCCAGGATGTGAAGCAAGTGATTGTCGATACGACCGTGCAAGAGAAAGCCATCGCGTTTCCTACCGATGCGCGGTTGTACGACAAAGCCAGACGAACGCTGGTGCGGATGGCCCGAAAACATCAGGTGAAGTTGCGACAAACTTACGTGCGGGTGGGCAAACAAGTATTGCTCAAACAAAGTCGCTATGCCGCTGCTCGACAAGGACGACGCGCTCAGAAGCAAACCCGCATCTTACGCACCTACTTGGGACGAGTGATTCGAGATTTAGAACGCAAACTGAAGCCGATGCCCGAAGCCGTTGCGGTCTTGCTCAAATCTGCCAAGCGAATCTATCAACAGCAGAAGCAGGACAAAGGCAAGTGCTACAGCATTCACGCTCCAGAAGTCGAGTGCATCGCCAAAGGCAAAGCGCACAAACCCTACGAGTTTGGCTGCAAAGTCGTGCTGACGACCACGAACGCCAGCAATTGGATTGTGGGCATTGCTGCCCAGCATGGCAACCCGTATGATGGCTCCACTCTCACTCCCGCCATTGAGCAAGTCGAGCGACTCACAGACATTCGTCCCAACCATGCCACCGTGGATCAGGGATTTCGGGGCAAAGACCATCACCCGCAGGATGTCGAAGTTCTCGTCTGTGACACCCGCAAACGCACCGGGAAGGCGCGACGATTGTTCAAACGGCGGAGTGCCATTGAGCCTGTGATTGGACATAGCAAAAGCGACCACTGTTTAGGGCGCAACTATCTCAAAGGGCAGCTTGGCGATAGTCTCAATGCTTTACTCGCAGGGTGCGGGTTCAATCTTCGCAAATTGTTTCGCGCTGTGATGGTTCTAGAGGTAGAACCTGCTTAG
- a CDS encoding mannitol dehydrogenase family protein, with product MNPNIKTESAIKLNEASLARLASDVRIPQYDRHQIKNGIIHIGVGGFHRAHQALYLDDYLHQHPNSDWGICGVGLLEFDQRMRDALKSQDCLYTLVERSPESDNARVIGSITQYLFAPENRQAVIDTLAHPQCRIVTLTITEGGYYYIEGSGEFDVNHPTIQHDLQHPDQPIGVYGFLTAALDQRRQQGVAPFTVLSCDNLQGNGNIVKKMLTAFAELHDPELGRWIADHVAFPNCMVDRITPATTAADIEMVRNQFGIEDAFPVVAEPFLQWVIEDNFCAGRPELEAVGVQFTNDVHPYEMMKIRLLNASHLLIGYLGTLMGYSYVHEAMADQLIRQAVEQLMEEVTSTLQPVPGIDLDTYKKTLIERFANPKIRDQLPRLCFNSSAKLPKWVLSPLREKLQQGESIDYLSLMIASWFRYLNGLDDQKKPISIDDPMADALTQCAQAGGSDPSSLFGLSELFGDLPQSSRFVEAVTHHLRNLYDLGAKETLIGLLQVHQ from the coding sequence ATGAACCCCAATATCAAAACCGAATCAGCCATCAAGCTGAATGAAGCCTCTCTTGCTCGTTTAGCGAGTGATGTTCGCATTCCTCAATACGATCGCCATCAAATCAAGAATGGAATTATCCACATTGGGGTAGGCGGATTTCATCGTGCCCATCAAGCCCTTTATCTTGACGATTACCTTCACCAGCATCCCAACAGCGATTGGGGCATTTGCGGAGTTGGCTTGCTGGAATTCGATCAGCGGATGCGAGATGCATTGAAGTCACAAGATTGCTTATACACCTTAGTAGAGCGATCGCCCGAAAGCGATAATGCTAGAGTCATTGGTTCGATTACACAGTACCTATTCGCGCCAGAAAATCGGCAAGCTGTAATTGATACCTTAGCCCATCCCCAATGTCGCATTGTGACACTCACGATTACAGAAGGAGGCTACTACTACATTGAGGGCAGCGGTGAATTTGATGTCAATCACCCAACAATTCAGCATGATTTACAACATCCAGATCAACCGATCGGGGTCTATGGCTTTTTGACAGCTGCATTAGATCAACGTCGTCAACAGGGAGTAGCACCCTTTACTGTCCTGTCTTGCGATAACTTGCAGGGGAACGGCAATATTGTTAAAAAAATGCTAACAGCTTTTGCAGAACTGCACGATCCAGAGTTGGGGCGTTGGATTGCTGACCATGTTGCTTTTCCAAACTGTATGGTCGATCGCATTACTCCCGCGACCACTGCAGCGGATATTGAAATGGTTCGGAATCAGTTTGGCATTGAAGATGCTTTTCCAGTCGTTGCTGAACCTTTTCTTCAGTGGGTCATCGAAGATAACTTCTGTGCAGGTAGACCGGAACTCGAAGCAGTGGGCGTTCAATTTACAAATGATGTTCATCCTTACGAGATGATGAAGATTCGCCTGCTCAATGCTAGCCATCTGCTGATCGGCTATCTCGGCACATTGATGGGCTATTCCTATGTTCATGAAGCAATGGCTGATCAGTTAATTCGACAAGCCGTTGAACAGTTGATGGAGGAAGTAACTTCTACGCTTCAGCCTGTTCCTGGAATTGACTTGGACACCTATAAAAAGACATTGATTGAGCGGTTTGCGAATCCCAAAATCCGAGATCAGCTTCCACGCTTGTGTTTCAATAGTTCAGCTAAGCTACCTAAGTGGGTGCTCAGTCCACTGCGGGAGAAACTACAGCAAGGTGAATCCATTGACTATCTGAGTTTGATGATCGCTTCTTGGTTCCGCTACTTAAATGGACTGGATGACCAGAAGAAGCCGATTTCAATTGATGATCCAATGGCAGATGCTCTCACTCAATGTGCCCAAGCAGGCGGTTCCGATCCCAGTAGTCTCTTCGGGCTTTCTGAACTTTTTGGCGATCTCCCGCAGTCCTCGCGTTTCGTTGAGGCAGTGACGCATCATCTCCGCAATCTATATGATCTCGGAGCAAAAGAGACCTTAATCGGGCTGCTTCAGGTTCATCAATGA
- a CDS encoding mechanosensitive ion channel domain-containing protein — translation MEFQELLNRIVMQGLPEEFSSFFSTHLFTFGGKQFSMGSVIELLVQVILVLVISNLIKQLLKQRVFPGFGLNIGTRESLSTIVSYVITIIGFFIVIETTGINLSSLTVFAGAIGVGFGLGLQNLTSNFVSGITLLLEQPVKVGDYIEVDHLAGIVEEISIRSTTIRTINGVYVIVPNSRFLDNNVVNWSYRSSECRIVLPVSVVDESDSLAVMEALLAASRQESRVLSSPLPEVYFKGLDAENSMLRFELLVWIERPIEMESVQSALRFLIEAEFRDRGIDTKAAPTDIVFNHLPILVQLLNQTHQNGSVPEITTSDQPIGGWLLRDLLKKVSYFQNCSDVELRQVIEKGYRQKLAAGQVIARESDPGDAFYLILSGAVEVVVESIDQQVAVRRAGEFIGEMSLLLGTPRTATLRTIEDTILFVVDHDNLHSLLRQHRTLADQIAEALSQRQESLRSLGVAVVEETKEETTFEQIRKRIRSIFDL, via the coding sequence ATGGAATTTCAGGAACTTCTCAACAGAATCGTCATGCAAGGCTTGCCTGAGGAGTTTTCTAGCTTTTTCTCAACTCATTTATTTACTTTTGGGGGAAAGCAGTTCTCGATGGGATCAGTTATCGAATTGCTTGTCCAAGTGATTCTGGTGCTGGTCATTTCTAATTTAATTAAACAGCTTCTAAAACAGCGAGTCTTTCCGGGATTTGGCTTAAATATTGGAACCCGAGAATCGCTGTCTACGATCGTGAGTTATGTGATCACGATTATTGGTTTTTTTATTGTTATTGAAACGACAGGCATTAATCTGAGTTCACTGACGGTGTTTGCAGGTGCGATCGGGGTTGGGTTCGGACTCGGCTTGCAAAACCTAACAAGTAACTTTGTCAGTGGCATTACCCTTCTGCTTGAGCAACCTGTTAAAGTTGGCGACTACATTGAAGTCGATCACTTAGCTGGCATTGTCGAAGAAATTTCGATTCGCAGCACCACGATTCGGACAATCAATGGGGTATATGTGATTGTGCCGAATAGCCGATTTTTGGACAATAACGTCGTGAACTGGAGCTATCGCAGCTCAGAATGTCGCATTGTTCTGCCCGTGTCTGTTGTGGATGAAAGCGATTCTTTAGCAGTTATGGAAGCTCTACTTGCAGCATCGCGTCAAGAATCGCGCGTTTTAAGCTCGCCTCTACCCGAAGTGTACTTTAAGGGGTTAGATGCTGAGAATTCGATGTTACGGTTTGAACTGCTCGTTTGGATCGAGAGACCGATTGAGATGGAGTCAGTTCAGAGCGCACTACGATTTTTAATTGAAGCTGAGTTTCGCGATCGCGGAATTGATACGAAAGCAGCGCCAACTGATATCGTGTTCAACCATTTGCCAATTTTGGTGCAACTCCTCAATCAAACGCATCAAAATGGCTCAGTTCCAGAAATTACAACTTCTGACCAACCGATTGGCGGGTGGCTTTTGCGAGATTTGCTCAAAAAAGTGAGCTATTTTCAGAACTGTTCAGACGTAGAACTTCGCCAGGTGATTGAAAAAGGGTATCGTCAGAAGCTAGCAGCAGGTCAGGTCATTGCGCGCGAATCTGATCCAGGCGATGCATTTTATCTCATTCTGTCCGGTGCAGTTGAAGTGGTCGTCGAATCGATCGATCAGCAAGTTGCTGTCCGCCGAGCAGGTGAATTTATTGGAGAGATGTCTTTATTGCTCGGCACGCCGCGGACTGCTACACTCCGCACGATCGAAGATACGATTCTATTTGTTGTCGATCATGATAATCTACATAGCTTATTGAGACAGCATCGCACGTTAGCCGACCAAATTGCTGAAGCGCTGTCTCAGCGACAAGAATCGCTCAGAAGTTTAGGAGTCGCGGTCGTAGAAGAAACAAAAGAAGAAACAACGTTTGAACAGATTCGCAAACGGATTCGATCAATTTTTGATCTTTGA